From the genome of Colletotrichum destructivum chromosome 10, complete sequence, one region includes:
- a CDS encoding Putative isochorismatase, with product MRPVSTTPTALVLIDIQEGFKHPTHWGESRSTPEFELNVGKILGAFREYNDTTRPDQSPERLPALIIHVHHHSTSPASALHPSHYLEGSSTPSVAPLPFAAPVASEPVVSKNFNSAFVKTQLESMLRTAGIRQLVLVGLTTDHCVSTTARMAANLQVLGDGGGPDVNGHGVHGVVLVRDAIATFERGGFDAETVHAVHLASLEGEFAEVVSADSVLTMLGQGPSS from the coding sequence ATGCGTCCCGTGTCCACTACCCCCACGGCTCTCGTCTTGATAGACATCCAAGAGGGCTTCAAGCACCCCACGCACTGGGGCGAATCACGCAGCACGCCGGAGTTTGAACTCAACGTCGGGAAGATCCTAGGGGCGTTCCGCGAATACAACGACACCACTCGACCCGATCAAAGCCCCGAGAGGCTCCCGGCTCTCATCATCCACGTGCACCACCATTCCACATCGCCCGCATCGGCCCTCCACCCGTCGCACTACCTCGAgggctcctcgacgccctccgTCGCGCCCTTGCCGTTCGCGGCACCCGTAGCGTCGGAGCCCGTCGTCAGCAAGAACTTCAACAGCGCCTTTGTCAAGACGCAGCTCGAGTCGATGCTGCGGACCGCCGGGATCCGGCAGCTCGTGCTCGTCGGGCTGACGACGGACCACTGCGTGAGCAccacggcgaggatggcggccaACCTGCAGGTTTTgggggacggcggcgggcctgACGTCAACGGGCACGGCGTGCACGGGGTCGTGCTCGTCcgcgacgccatcgccacgTTCGAGAGGGGCGGgttcgacgccgagacggTGCATGCTGTCCACTTGGCCAGTCTGGAGGGGGAGTTTGCTGAAGTCGTGAGTGCCGACAGCGTTTTGACGATGCTGGGCCAGGGTCCAAGTTCTTGA
- a CDS encoding Putative cytochrome P450: MYIISLQTVGYGLLAIFAIFVARIIVTGITCPVGHIPGPWHTRFSHHVLKLHTLTGRRMHYVHSLHHRYGPVVRISPLEVAVADPEGFAAIHKIGAGFLKGPWYATTAAGVEPGIFSMVDPKQHAARRRLFARAFTGASLRRNWEPVVREKVERAVERIRTDALGGTADVLKWWTLMTTDVIAQLSFGESFEMLELGEKNEYIKALESIFVMSSIRAELPLLYRVARLLPVKSIRNILDAQRIVDRHGVRAAANLRRNGHSASLFGNMLAESEAGEKSDLTEDKVQAEAGNFIVAGSDTTSVTLTYLVWAVLKRPDLQARLEAELAGVDDGFDDAALEELPLLNAVIDETLRLYGAAPGNLPRSVPPSGATLGGFFVPGGVVVETQAYTLHRHSSVYPNPQNFDETRFLDQDPLSKQKTRVFAPFGAGTRICIGLHLARMELRLAAAVFFRKCRGVRLEDDMTDDMMEMQNFFLISPVGHRCDVTLR, from the exons ATGTATATTATCAGCCTGCAGACCGTCGGCTACGGCCTTTTGGCCATCTTTGCCATCTTTGTCGCCCGA ATCATCGTCACAGGCATCACATGTCCCGTCGGCCACATCCCGGGACCATGGCATACTCGCTTCTCCCACCACGTTCTCAAACTGCATACCCTCACGGGCCGACGCATGCACTACGTGCACTCGCTCCACCACCGGTACGGCCCCGTCGTGCGCATCTCGccgctcgaggtcgccgtcgcggaccccgagggcttcgccgccatccacaagatcggcgccggcttcctcAAGGGCCCGTGGTACGCgacaaccgccgccggcgtcgagcccGGCATCTTCTCCATGGTCGACCCGAAACAGCACGCCGCCCGTCGGAGGCTGTTCGCCCGCGCCTTCACGGGTGCGTCCCTACGCCGGAACTGGGAGCCTGTCGTGCGGGAAAAAGTCGAGAGAGCTGTTGAGCGGATCAGGACGGACGCCCTGGGCGGCACGGCCGATGTGCTGAAGTGGTGGACGCTCATGACGACCGATGTCATTGCCCAACTCTCCTTTGGCGAGTCCTTTGAGATGTTGGAACTGGGCGAG AAAAACGAGTATATCAAGGCCCTCGAATCCATCTTCGTCATGAGCTCGATCCGCGCTgagctgccgctgctgtacCGCGTGGCACGTCTCCTCCCGGTCAAGTCGATTCGGaacatcctcgacgcccaACGCATTGTTGATCGCCATGGCGTCAGAGCAGCGGCGAACCTGCGCCGGAACGGACACTCGGCCAGCCTTTTTGGGAACATGCTCGCCGAgagcgaggcgggcgagaaGTCGGACTTGACGGAGGACAAGGtgcaggccgaggcggggAACTTCATCGTGGCCGGATCGGACACGACGTCGGTCACCCTCACGTACCTGGTCTGGGCCGTGCTCAAGAGACCCGATCTGCAGGCCAGGCTGGAGGCCGAActggccggcgtcgatgacggaTTCGACGACGCGGCTCTGGAGGAGCTGCCGCTGTTgaacgccgtcatcgacgagactCTCCGCCTGTACGGGGCGGCTCCGGGGAATCTGCCTCGGTCCGTCCCCCCGAGCGGAGCTACGCTTGGAGGCTTCTTCGTGCCCGgtggcgttgtcgtcgagacgCAGGCGTACACTCTCCACCGACACTCGAGCGTGTATCCCAACCCGCAAAA CTTCGACGAGACGCGCTTCCTGGACCAGGACCCGCTCTCCAAGCAGAAGACGCGAGTGTTTGCGCCTTTCGGGGCCGGGACCCGCATCTGCATCGGCCTACATCTCGCCCGGATGGAACTCCGCctggccgcggccgtcttcttcaggAAGTGTCGCGGGGTGAGGCTTGAGGATGACATGACGGACGACATGATGGAGATGCAAAACTTTTTCCTCATCAGCCCGGTCGGACATCGCTGTGACGTGACTCTCAGGTGA